CATTCTTCtcaataaagaagaaaaatcgGACATATTACTTTCAGAAAACATGTTCCTTTGTTCAATCTCTTCTGTTATGATATAAAGATTCATGAGCACGCTCTACCTTAATGCAGTAtacaacatcaaaataaatTGTAAACCCAAACAGGAAAATCAAAAGCCAATCCTGGACTTGACATATGCTAAATAGTAACCGGCTTGAAGAGAAATAAACAGTAGATTAAACTAAGCTGTTTTACTAAGACTTTTCGTCAACAAGGCAGGTCAGAAAATATTTGTATCCTCTGAGATGCACAACCTACCCGAgcatcatcatcttccttcGTGACTTCTTTCACCACCTCCTCTTCACGTTGGTAGAGCTGAtttaacaaaaagaaaatctaGTGAGGTTGCAATTAAATTATGAACTGAATTTAAGTGGCAAACTTGAGTAGGAATGGACAAGAGTCCAAAGTATCACTGAGCTCTAGTCTGTTCATCAAATTGCCAAAGCAAACAGATGTGCCAAGGAATGTAGCATGATAAGTGGAGCGTATACTTATAATCCATAGTGCAATACATATTCATATAGAAGGACAAATTTTTATCATATCAAACACTGAAGCTCATGTTTTGCAGCAACTACCATAACAGACATGCTTGTGGCACATAGGACTAGAAGGAAAGAAGCATACCTTGCGCTGCTCTCGGATGAGTATGGCGAATTTGTCCATGTTTGGGACAGCGAGCATCTTGGGCATAAGGTGGTTGCGGAAGTGGCCAGGCGCCACCTTCACCACCTCCCCTGCTTTCCCCAGCTTATCAATCGTCTGCAGCACAACAGGAAGGAATGGAAGTCAGCAAATAATTTCTTTCACCGGAAACCTGATATCTAATTATCACGGAGGAATTAACATGCTGTTGTGTGTATTTTCATAGCAAAACACTGCATTGCTtgcaccaaaaaaaaatcaaatggaATCGCTGAAAACAAATtcagtttctttctttctttttttttggggtgTATCCACCCAAGGCGCCACCTCTCCGCCATTTCACAGTACAGCGCACAACCCACTGGATCAGAACATCTCCCGCTAGAATTGAACCAAACAGATCGCCTCGCTAACACACCACACCGTGCAGTATCAAACAACAAATTTGCAAAACGAGGTGTGGCGGAATGAAAGGATAGGCGGAGCCGTTACCGTGGTGAGGATGACCTCGAGCTTGCGGTATCGAAGGCCATGGCCAGAGAAGAGGTACGggttggccgcggcggcgccgaggcacTGGCGACgcaggaggagggcggcgcgggcggaggccaTGGAGACTGGACTGCCCGGTAGGGTTTGCGGGGAGGAGACGACGAGGCGTGTGTCGCGGTGCAGGGCCCAATCTAGCTCAAGGGCCTCCGCGCAGAGGTGATGCTGGCTGTGGGCTTCCCGTTCGTGGGCCAATACATTCGGACTTAGCATACTTGCGCCAAACAGGCCACACCAGGATCAGCCAATAGGACAAATGGGCCTTCTGgaatcctctctctctctctctctctctctctctctctctctctctctcttccagtTCCCCAGTTCCTTCCACCGTTGCTCGACACGGAAAGGCGTGGAGCAAACAGCAGAGGAGGAACCCATTTTCCCCTGCcccgtcgcgtcgcgtcgcctcgccctcgccggcTCGCCCTAGCCCAATCGGTGCTCTCCCCTCACGTCCGCCATTCCCAGGGCTCGAGAGCTAGCGTCCGATCGATTGATCCCTCCCTTCGcgtgccgcgcgccgcgcgcccaaccctcgggGGTTTCAGGTCTGGTGCTCTCCCCCCGGCCCGCCTCTGCGATCTGCGCCCCCTGATTTTGGTCTAGGGTTTCGTTTTCGGTTGCTTGTTCGTGCTCTGTGCGATGGTTTCTAGTACGTCCGTTTCGAGTCCGGTGTAGCGACGCTGGGTCCGTTTCCCACTTTCCCCGTCATTTTCTCTGGCTCTGTGTCCATTTTGAGGTTTTTCCGAATAATAATAATAGGAAAATCAATTGTGTTCGAATGGTTAGTGCTCTCCTTTGTCTTCAGATGCTTGAGGCACATGCTATGATTTGCTATAATGAGTGACTACACTGGTAGTACATCCGGAGAAATTAATCTAGAGATTTACTCCTCTTCAATCGACTGATTTCTTGCTTATCCATCAATCACCCAAAAGTGTACTGGAAATCGAATTGGCAATGGAGCTTTGTGGTTAGGGTGGGGGTTTTGGGGGTTTTTTcggaatacgcaggagagctgcgtatcattgcattaagaaagGAGATAAAAGGCTCATGTAGCCATACAACACCACAGACACCAACACTACACACACCTCACAGGTTCTAGGTTACATACGCGCTCATTAAAATTTAAAGGTCGACTACCCCTCACCAACAGGCGTTGCTAACCCCCAGGTCGAGCAGCGACCAGATCACTAATGCCTTTGGCGCCTGCCAGCCTCCAGAGAACAGCTTCTTCCTGTGCAAGGAGAAGCACCCGCTCCATCCTGGGCGAGGCACCATTAAACACAATAtcattcctttccttccatAGAATCCAAGCTCCTAGCATGACCAGTGAATTGAATCCTCTCTTGGTTCCTTTGTCAAGTGTGCTACCAGCTTGTTGCCACCAGTCAAAGAACCCAGTGGAAGATGGTTGAGGTGCAATATCCGGGAGTCCAAAACTGCGAAGTAGTTGAAGCCAGAATTGCCGAGAGAAGACACAAGAACAGAGGAGGTGCTGAATGGTTTCATCCTCCTGGTTGCAGAAGGGGCAATGCTCAGGATGAGGGAGACCCCTTCTAGCAAGTCTATCAGCTGTCCAACACGGATTATGTGCCACTAACCAAAGGAAGAATTTGCACTTCCTGGGGTTTTGGGGTTGGGGCCTACCTGTCGCCTGCAAGCCTAGAAGGAGCTCAGGggcagctcgccggccggcggtggaggcggaagagacggcggcggagcggaggcggcgagggcacAGCCGGAGCGGGGCTGTGGGAGATCCCCGGTGGGCAGCGGAGGTGGTGGGGCATCACGGTACTACCATCGTAGGTGTCTGATGATGGCTTTGAATGCATAGAAAATTATGTGTGATTTTGTTTGCTTTTCACTGTCACTGGATTGAAGAGAGAAGGAACACTTTCTCGTGTCCAGCTAGTGCATTTGGTATTTTGGTGGGGGGAAAAAGGTTGTATGTTTGCTTGCTTCGAATGGAGTAGTGGATAACTGTCACACCTATGCTTGTGTCATTACTCATTACTAGCTTACTGGTTATGCGAAATTGTAGAATTAAGCCATTGTTGTCATTTTGGACACCATATTTGATCCTCTAATTGATGTTATTGTCCAAGGTTCGGTCTTGGGACGAAGAGTGTCTGAACTCCACTTGATTGTGTGATGTTGCAGTTTCAGTTACATTATGGTTTGCTGTTTATTTACCTAGTAACCATGCTGCCACTTGTTCATGTGAATTGATGATTTTGGACTGGAGCTCAGGGTGAAACTATGTGCCTATTCAGTATTTACTAGCTACACTACATACTATGGCACAATCATTTACGTTTTGGCTGTATTTTGAACCAGGTAAGGTGCTGTAACAGAAGATGCAAGGGGGAAGAGGTGGGAGGCATGGCTTATTCGGTTTTGTGGACCCTTTCGCTGGTTTTGGTGGCTTTGGACGACCAGGGAGCCTTCCATCCAGTTTCTTCGGTGGCGCAAACCCCTTTGATGACCCTTTCTTCACAAACCCCTTTGGTAGCGTGATGCAACGTGGCTTCCCAACCCCTTTCAGCGGCATGATGCAACCTAGCTTCATGGACCCCTTTGCTAGCATGATGCAACCTAGCTTGCTTGGACCAAGTATGTTTGGGCCCCATAGCGTTCTCAATGGAGGCATGTTTGGAAGCCAAACAAATCTCAATCAAGGCATCAGCAACGCCAGTGATTTCATTCAGCAGGCCCCTGAGCCAAGCAGGCCTAAAGGGCCGATTATCAAGGAGCTGTCTTcagatgatgaggatgatgcaCGCGATGATAAAGAAGATGATAAGAAGAAAGTTAATTTCAGGAAGCATCCAAGGGAAAGCAAAGGGGCGTATGTGGAAGAGCCTGATGAAGAAGTAGAAGGTCAGTTCATTTACCTTCCTGGACATGTTACTGTTCCTGTTTCACTGTTTGTATTACGCAAATATTTGAATTAACATAGCTGATCTTGTCTTGAGCCCTAGACCACTTTTTGCCCTTTTGTGACTCAGGGATTGAAATGTTTTCTAAGAAAATTCTTGGAAAATTCATTCAGTAAATAAACATTTTTTTAGAGTCGGCAAATATAATAGGAACTCGTGCGTCGTAAATAACTAGTCAACTTCATTTTTCATCAAAAAACCTATTGTATCACATAGGTTCAGTATGATCTTATCTCATGGTATTTCTAGGCATGCTACACAATTGATATTCAGTCTTCCAGGTTGCAGGCTAACATTAAACtgctattttcttttgtttatttAGCAGACTATTTTTGAGAATATTCCATTAGTGTATGTTTTAAAGGATTCACATTACAAGTGGAGGCTACTACTGTGTACATGTCCTTTTGTCCTTTAGCAGATAATAAAAGACCTAAGCATGGACAATTTGGGAGGGAGTTCAGCAGGGCTAGCACATCACATTCACAGCCTCAGACATTTATGTTTCAGAGCTCGACTGTTTCATATGGTGGTCCAAATGGAGCCTGTTATACATCTTCAACAACTAGGAGGGCTGGTGTGGATGGAGTAAGTGTTTCTCATGAATGCCGTTTCCTTCATCTGTGTACTCGTAGGGTTCAAAGTTATAGGGGTAATTATTTGTTAATGCATTAGATTACATTGGAAGAAAGTAAGGAGGCTGACACAACTACTGGTAAAGCCACTCACAGGATTTCACGTGGCATTGGGAGTAAGGTACCTGGTTTTTCTTTCAGatctcttcctttttctcttccaATGGCACCGGCATTATAATTGGAGCTACTGACTATCTGTTGTTGGCTCACTGCAGGGTCACTCATTAACAAGAAACCTGAAGTCTGATGGACATGTTAACACCCTTCAAACTTTACACAACTTAAATGAaggttagttttttttattccGGCTTACCTTATTATTTTTCTGTCAAGCTGAATCCGATGTCATTCTTCCTTCTCCATTCAGATGAGCTTGCTACATTTGAGGAATCATGGCGAAGAAATGCCAGGGACAATTTGCCTGGCTGGGATCCCAGAATGAACATGCTTGGCAATGGTACagcgccccctcccctctctttctcttgctCATGCAGTCccaaacatttctttttttatccCATCATAGAGAAAAGAACAAGTTATTGAGgcagatatatttttttatgaagtTAAGGTTTTGACCATAACATTTCTTTCTTTGTATTGCACTGGTAATAGTATCTTGATGGAAATGCTCTGCAACAGTAATCCAATCCCCTACAACAATGCCTAAATGTGCTACCACTGTAGATTTGGATAGTGGTTTAGATGTCCCATGGAAATGGTAATTTTTCCAAACTGCAACAATCACATACAAAGTTCTGTCATAAATAAGATCTCTGGACTGTTTTAACATTTTTGACAAAACATAAAGCTTAATGGTATTATAGGCAGAACCGCAGAACCTTGAGGAATGGATCACTTGTACGTGTAGCTGCATGTACTACCTACACAACACAATTTGCATTGAGATCTGCGCCAAAGTTTTGTCATATGTTCTCCATCCACCCCTAGGCATGCATTACAATGTACAAATCTGTAGTGTAGATAGTACATGTGGCATAACGGTTAACTACAAATGACAAAACGGTTAACCACAACATTAGTTTGATCATCACACAAATCCCCTGTAGACAGCGGCGCAGATGTAGAAGGATATGTAGTTTGACCCTATATTCTCATTTTGAGTGGATGCCTTCAGTTGCTTTCAAGATCTTGGACGATACTGATGTTAATTACACTATTCTCTTTAACAACTTTGTTGTGCTCGCCTGATTCACTTATTCAAGCTTGATGCCTAGAGTTCTGAGATCTTACCCGTTGCAAATTATGCAGGAAATGCACACCCTGACTTCCGAGATGCCAATCAAATGCCTGCACTCCCTGCTCCTGATCAATTCCTGGGCACCAATTCCTCAAGGAACTCTCGGAATGGTTCTTCCATGGATCGCGCACGCTGCACGTGAATTCCTCTAGTATATGGAGGATCACAGTGCTACATACGGGTGACTTCCACTGTTTTGCAGAAAACAAATGGCGTAACCGGAGTTCTCTTGGGAAGACTACTGTAACTTGTAACAGTCCTGTAGTCAAGAGCTTTAAGCCAGATAACTAAAGCCTTTGTTTTAACACTTTTGTCCCAGTTCTCAGTAATTGTACCTTAGAAACTTAGAATCTGGTGCCTGCTATCTGAGGTACAACTAAAATCTTTTGGGATGGGGCGGATTTCTTCGGAAACTCTACTAATTTTGGTGAAATCCGAAGAAAAGGAATGCCTGTTACGTCTCCTTGAACGTGACTCAGCATGTAAAGTTGCATACCTTGGTGATGTAGTTCGTAATCTTTGTATGGAGCTGTGAGTCGTATATTTCTAATTCTTGTTTCAATGCATTCTACTAGAATTTCTAGCTGCCAAGATGCTACACACAGAACATTGATTACGGTTTACAACTTACAactagagagaaaaaaaagctaAACAAAGTTGCTTAGTTCTTTTTCAAACGTGGCCGTCAGATTCAGGTCGCTGCTCCGCGTTTTTCTCCGGCGACCGGCtgatctcgccggcggcggccctggtCTGCTGCTGCACTACCAACGTCGACACCCGACACCCGAAGTCCGTCGACGTGAGCAGATCCCCGAGGACGCCAAGCTCCAGGTGCTCGCTCCAGTCCGATATGCCGGCCGTCAGCTGCGACTCGGGGCTGTCCGCTCGCCGGCCGACGATCAGCAGGTCGGACGACGGGATCGCCTTCCGGATGACAGTGACCATCTCGTCGGAGTCACTGACCACGTGCTCGCTGTACACGAGCCGTTGGTTGTCGACCCACCGCCGGACgaactcctgcaccgccgcgtcgtcgagctggtcctcctcggcgtcgccgcCTTTGCGCCACTCCGGCGGCAGCAAGAACCGGAACACGGTGAGCCCGATTTGCGCATCCTCGGCCATGTACgtcgccagcgccagcgcctccCGGTCATCCGGGCCGCCGAGGAAGTACAGAACGACGCGGTGAGGAAactcgtcggcgtcggccgcgGAGCTTGCGCCGGGCACAACGACGGAGAGGCTGCCCCGGTTGACGAGGATGGCGACGGAGCAGGGGGAGTAGCTGAGGACGTTGAAGTTGGCGGTCTGGACGGCGCAGGCGTTGGCCGTGGTGTTCTCGACGGAGCCGTCGATAGCGAGGCGCTTGTGGAACGGCACGACGATGAGGGTGGCGCGCTTGTCGAGCGCGATGGCGCAGACGTCGTCGTGCATGGTGGCGTAGGGCGCGATGCAGACGTAGGGGAGCAGCGACGCCGAGCCCAGCGGCCGCTGCTGCACGAAGAGCTGGAACGCGTTGACGATGCGCTCCGAGTGGGTGCTGCCCGACGGCGCGCAGTTGCGGTCGCCGTGCTTGAACGAGCGGAGCACGGAGGTGGTGAGCCCGGCCAGCGgcgcgaggtggaggaggtagaCGGCGACCGGGGACAACGGCGTCGGGCTGGACGCGTCGAGCAGCGCCAGCATCGGCTCCACGTCCGCCTGCGAGTGCACGCACGCCAGCACCCGCAGCTCCTCGCCCAGCTTCTTGTGCTGCACCGTGCGCCGCTGGTACGCCACGTACTTCTCCTCCGGGTGGTAGATGCGCTTCACCATggacgccgtcgtcgcgcccACCACCAGCACGTTGATCATGAAGGCCGCGTACACTTGGTTATCGAACACCTACGACACCATTCTGACCATCAGATCAAACAAAAACGGCGTGGTTGCCAGAAACACCGGTGCCGCCCGTACCTTGGCGTCCATGAATCCGGAGGCGTAGACGACATCGGTGATGCCTTTGAAGTTCATCATGAGGCCAATGGTCAAGGCCTCTCGGTACGACATCCCGCAGTACAGGCATGGCAGCGTGCACGAGACAAACTTGGCGACGGCGCCGACGACTAGGAGTACCTCGAGGAGGAGGCACGTCGAGGCGTCCGACAGCGTGTAGACGTCTAGCCTCATGCCACCCTGCGCGAACATCAGCGGCAGGAGCACCCCGGCGACGAGCCGGTCCAGCCGCTCCGCCAGGGTGACCCCGAGCGGGGCTCCGCCGGggagcatgagccccagcatGAAGGGGCCATACGTGGCATGGAGGCCGAGGATCTCACTGGCGAAGCTGCACACGGTGGTGATGAGAAGCACGGCCACCAGGCGCGCCTCGCAGAGGAGCGCGCCCTCTGGAACGTCGCGCATGAGGCGGAGGATGGCCGGCCGCGCAACGAACACCATGAACCCGATGAACATGCAGAAGGTGGTGATGGACAGGAAGCCGATCCGCTGGATCTTCTCGGAGGGGCTCGACGCGAGGAGGATGGACGTGACGGTGGCGACGAAGAAGTTGTTGGCGAAGTCACCTATGAGGGCCGCAGACATGGCGAGGCGGCCGAGCTTGGAGGAGAGGAGGTTGAGGTCGTCCAGCGTGCAGCAGACGACGATGAACGCGGAGAGCGACCAGGAGGAGCTGAGGCCGGTGACCATGAACGTGGCGTTCCAGGCCGCCGGCATGCGCGCCCTTAGCGCAGCGCCGGTGGCGTGCATGGCGAAGTTCGGCGCGGCGGTGCCGAagatggcgatggcgatggcctTCCTGCCGGACTTGACGAACACGCTGAGGTCCGTCTTGACGCCGATGATGAAGATCTGCAGCATGAACGCGTACCCGCCGACCGTGTTGATCTGCGCCCATCCCTCCGGCGTGGCGAAGAGATCTTTGATGTGCGGGAGCACTCGGCCGAGGAACGACGGCCCGAGCAGCGCGCCGGCCTACACATGCAGCTCTGTGCAATCAGTCAGTCGATCAAATGCTTGGATGGAATCAGGGATGCGAGCAGTGTTACGGAACATACAATGATCTGGGAGATGACGATGGGGATGTTGGCACGGCGGAGCACGGCGTGGATGGCGCGGGAGACCACGAAGACGATGCAGACATTGGAGAGGAGCTGCGGGAAGTAGAACTTGAGCGGGTCGTCCCCGGCGAACacgccggaggaggtggcggcggcggagttgtTGGGCGGGAAGCAGAAGGGCGTCCTGTTGCCGGTGGACGGCGCAGCCAACGACATCGGCCGGCGGGGTTTGGGGAGGAGACTGCGCGGGTGGAGGAGGCTGGGAATGGAAAGCCCAGGGAGAATGGGGAATCGTCCATGGCTTGCAGTGACTGCATGCAAGATGGCATGTCAAGGACTATCACAGGACCCGCTGGGACGATGGCCAGGCGATAAACGTGGGGCGCCGATCATACTTCTACTGTTTATGCCCTTATAGCAACTCTAAGAGtaccctaaaaaattcttccccaaaactatgtaggggttcttaaaaaaaattcctaaaaacatatagatcgctaataaattgtccccaatatttcaaaacaggccacgtcatcgtattgggcccatcagaagggacgcacgggcgtgcgggaatcaggattgggggaggaacgccaacgctaaaatatacgcggtagcaggctgttttttaggatcgctaaaaaattggggaaggtttgggtggactgttggagttcgttttttctctttttctccctaaaaaaatattagggGTAAGATTAACAGCCTTCTGGAGTTGCTCTATGGGCCCTTTGCTTGCATGCTCcatttttttacatttttttgcTAAATAAGATCCACTTTACACCCTTTACTATATATCATGCAGAAAAAGAATCTCATCACATTGAGACAATGATCACCCATCCATTGCATGTCCATATCCATTTTTGAATAGTCTTTCATCTATAATAGTTGTGTGGCAGTCGAAATGGGAGCTATGATCAATCTCAGCTGCAAAATTCCCAAATTAAGCTTCGTACCAAAAATAGCATGATAAATTTAAGGAGCAAATTAATCATTTTGTTATCCTCTTGAGTGCATATTCATAGGATATAGTTATCTAATTATTTTGTTCTAGTCAGTATGATATGTGTAAGGAAAATACCTTAGTCCATTGTTCGTGATTGCGGTGGTTGAGTGACAGCATGACCATTACTAACTAATGTATTTGTTAAGATATAACTCTGTACATTTTGTAGGTTCCAAGTATTAATTTCGTGCCATCAAATTATAGTAAAAAGAAGTGCAAAGAAATAAACATTGAGTCAGTCAGTGTCTATAGGCAGAGGAATATGAAAAATGTCCACATCGATTCAGTCAGATGTTTCACCGGAGCATATCACCGAACTAGTCCGTCGTTATGTGAGCACCATGAGCAGTTGTCCCATCCCGTCAAACGCTCGGTCCATAGCATTTTCATATGTAGTCCCAactagacgtagggctattACCCCACTTCCTATAGCTCTCGTCTTGCAAAGTGCACGGCAAGTCTCGTCACACACTCACACCACgccagtgctgctgctgcaacccAGATGAGAAGGCCTCCCATTTGAGCTGCAATGCTACTTGCTCGTAGCTCCATCTCACCTGCATGCCACACAACTATTCTAGGTGAAAGATGACTCTGCATGAATGGACATGGACAATTGGACATGCATGGGTGATTATTCTATATGCATGTAATGAGGTTTGTTTTCGgttcctaaaaaaaaaaggtttgttTTCTGCATGTTAGTGAAGGTGTAGAATGGACTGTATTTAgcaaagaataaaaaaaaattaaagggcATGCAATCAAGCAGGCCATACATGACAGGTGTGTGGCCGGTGCTCCACGTTTATCGCTTTAGCCATTGTCCCGGCCGGCCCCGAGCTAGAGTCCTTGCCGTAGCCGTACCACCTCTTGCATGCAGTCTCACCGCGCGGTCATGGAGGATCCCCCATTCTTCCCGGCGCTCCATTCTCTGCTGCCCcctccacccgcgccgccgctctcaTCATCCCCGagccccggcggccgccgccgatgtCGCTGGAGGACCCGTCCATCGGCCCGCACGGGGAGGCCACCGTCAACAGGAGCCTCTTCTGCTTCCCGCCCAAcaactccgccgccacctcctccggcatcttcgccggcgacgacccgCTCAAGTTCTacttccctctcctcct
The genomic region above belongs to Setaria italica strain Yugu1 chromosome VI, Setaria_italica_v2.0, whole genome shotgun sequence and contains:
- the LOC101780579 gene encoding uncharacterized protein LOC101780579 gives rise to the protein MASARAALLLRRQCLGAAAANPYLFSGHGLRYRKLEVILTTTIDKLGKAGEVVKVAPGHFRNHLMPKMLAVPNMDKFAILIREQRKLYQREEEVVKEVTKEDDDARLQEERLKQYQTAAKRLDNALLVLRRFISTGNELRTPVTKDEIVSEVARQLNINIHPDNLHLQSPLVSLGEFELPLRLPQDIPRPEGKLQWTLNVKIRRK
- the LOC101780982 gene encoding uncharacterized protein LOC101780982 isoform X2 produces the protein MQGGRGGRHGLFGFVDPFAGFGGFGRPGSLPSSFFGGANPFDDPFFTNPFGSVMQRGFPTPFSGMMQPSFMDPFASMMQPSLLGPSMFGPHSVLNGGMFGSQTNLNQGISNASDFIQQAPEPSRPKGPIIKELSSDDEDDARDDKEDDKKKVNFRKHPRESKGAYVEEPDEEVEDNKRPKHGQFGREFSRASTSHSQPQTFMFQSSTVSYGGPNGACYTSSTTRRAGVDGITLEESKEADTTTGKATHRISRGIGSKGHSLTRNLKSDGHVNTLQTLHNLNEDELATFEESWRRNARDNLPGWDPRMNMLGNGNAHPDFRDANQMPALPAPDQFLGTNSSRNSRNGSSMDRARCT
- the LOC101780982 gene encoding uncharacterized protein LOC101780982 isoform X1, whose amino-acid sequence is MQGGRGGRHGLFGFVDPFAGFGGFGRPGSLPSSFFGGANPFDDPFFTNPFGSVMQRGFPTPFSGMMQPSFMDPFASMMQPSLLGPSMFGPHSVLNGGMFGSQTNLNQGISNASDFIQQAPEPSRPKGPIIKELSSDDEDDARDDKEDDKKKVNFRKHPRESKGAYVEEPDEEVEADNKRPKHGQFGREFSRASTSHSQPQTFMFQSSTVSYGGPNGACYTSSTTRRAGVDGITLEESKEADTTTGKATHRISRGIGSKGHSLTRNLKSDGHVNTLQTLHNLNEDELATFEESWRRNARDNLPGWDPRMNMLGNGNAHPDFRDANQMPALPAPDQFLGTNSSRNSRNGSSMDRARCT
- the LOC101752495 gene encoding cation/H(+) antiporter 15 — protein: MSLAAPSTGNRTPFCFPPNNSAAATSSGVFAGDDPLKFYFPQLLSNVCIVFVVSRAIHAVLRRANIPIVISQIIAGALLGPSFLGRVLPHIKDLFATPEGWAQINTVGGYAFMLQIFIIGVKTDLSVFVKSGRKAIAIAIFGTAAPNFAMHATGAALRARMPAAWNATFMVTGLSSSWSLSAFIVVCCTLDDLNLLSSKLGRLAMSAALIGDFANNFFVATVTSILLASSPSEKIQRIGFLSITTFCMFIGFMVFVARPAILRLMRDVPEGALLCEARLVAVLLITTVCSFASEILGLHATYGPFMLGLMLPGGAPLGVTLAERLDRLVAGVLLPLMFAQGGMRLDVYTLSDASTCLLLEVLLVVGAVAKFVSCTLPCLYCGMSYREALTIGLMMNFKGITDVVYASGFMDAKVFDNQVYAAFMINVLVVGATTASMVKRIYHPEEKYVAYQRRTVQHKKLGEELRVLACVHSQADVEPMLALLDASSPTPLSPVAVYLLHLAPLAGLTTSVLRSFKHGDRNCAPSGSTHSERIVNAFQLFVQQRPLGSASLLPYVCIAPYATMHDDVCAIALDKRATLIVVPFHKRLAIDGSVENTTANACAVQTANFNVLSYSPCSVAILVNRGSLSVVVPGASSAADADEFPHRVVLYFLGGPDDREALALATYMAEDAQIGLTVFRFLLPPEWRKGGDAEEDQLDDAAVQEFVRRWVDNQRLVYSEHVVSDSDEMVTVIRKAIPSSDLLIVGRRADSPESQLTAGISDWSEHLELGVLGDLLTSTDFGCRVSTLVVQQQTRAAAGEISRSPEKNAEQRPESDGHV